From Vigna angularis cultivar LongXiaoDou No.4 chromosome 11, ASM1680809v1, whole genome shotgun sequence:
CATGAGTGAGCCAAAACTATATAGTAAGGCACAAGGTCATTATCATCTCATTATGTCCTTATATGTTGATGATCTTATCTATACATGAAACAATATGAAATGATGAAAGAATTTATAGAAGACATAATGAAGACATTTGAGATGACCAACCTTGGCTTAATGAACTATTTCCTCTGTATAGAggtgaaacaaaaaaaaaggtatatttCTATCCCTAAAGGAATATATTGAAGCTTTACTAAAGAAGTTCAAGATGAGAATGCTTGTAAACCTGTCACTACTCTATTGGTGGTAAACGAGTAGCTACAAAAAGATGATGGAGCACAAAAGTAGATGCATCACGTTGCAGGAGTTTGATTGGAAGTCTCTTGTATCTTGCAGCCACACTACCACACATTATGTATACTACAAGTCTTTTATCAAGATTCATGCAAAAGTCAAGTCAGATTCATTATGAAGtaggaaaaagaattttaagatatctaCAAAGCACAAAGGAGTTTAGTATATGGTACAAAACCATGATTAACTCAAAGATGATTGGCTACACAGATAGTGATTGGGCAAGATCAATGGACGACATGAAGAGTACGTCAGGATACGCTTTCTCActaggataaaatattttatcttgggCATCAAAGAAGCAACCGTGGCACAATCAACAACAGTAGTAGAGTATGTAGCAACTGTTAAAACCATGAGTTAGGCAATATGGCTCTGAAGAATACTTAAAGATATGGGTGAACCACAAGATGGATCGACTATTATCTATTACGACAACAAATCGACAATAGCAATAGTAGAAAATCCAGTCCATCttcaaagaacaaaacacatagcCATTAAATATCACTTAATTCGAGATAAAGAGACAAGTAAACAAATTTGACTTGAGTACTGCCCAACAAAAGACCAAAGGGcagatatttttttcaaaagcaTTATTAAGACCAAGATTTTAACTACTACGCGCAATGTTTGGAATTACTGGATttgcattaaggaggagtattaaagtgtaatgcaaattctaaaataatatagaaaattttaagatataagcattaaaatgtaataaaagttctagaatattgtagaaaagtctaagataagaagaaaaaatcaagaatattctacaaaGGTAAAAATCTAGGATATTTCACATAAGTAATGGCTAGCATGTTTTAAACTAATCTATAGGTTATAAATGTCCATGTACTCTGTAAGAAAACATCTACAAAATACACTTCTTTCAATTATTACTTTCACATTttactatctctacattttctttACCCATCAATTATTCTCTTCATGACCTCAAAATACTAACTGACACTACATAGAAAcacaactaaattaaaaatatataggaCATGGTACAAATAATGAGAAAGGATAGATTGAAAGACTTGGTACAAATAATACTATAGTTAACAAGTCTTACCTTCAAATAAACTTGCTTCACCAAATTATCGTACGTGTCATTGAAAGGATAGAATTTGTAGGGCAAGTGATAGGGCAGCAACTCCATAGTTGCTCTAAAAATATCAATGGTGAATCCTTGGAACGTGGTGGTATTTTCTGTTTGGTCGTGAATTACAGTTACGGATTGTTTCAATGTGGCCAAAACGGGGACCCCAATTCTTAGTGGTTTATCCAATGCTGGAATCCATCCTCTTGGTATTCCCCAAGGTCTTCCTGGCCATAAAACTTGTCCAAGTTCCTTCATTGAAGAATTGAAAGCAGCATTTTGGCCTATAGTATTTGAGAAACCTAGTCCATTTGTCCAGAACCCAATTTCCTTATAATCTTTCCCCATCACATTGATGATCTGAAAAGTATCTGAAGGGTCTAACTTTTGGTCAGTGAAATGAATTTTTCCACTTAAGCCATTAAAATTATTGAGTAGAATCTTATCCATTAACGTTTGATCCTTTTTGTTGGTTGTTTGGATCATGGATAGAGCAAGAGTCCGAGTAGCATCATAAGCACGTGCTGCAAATATCCCAGGCTCATTGTTAAGTTCATGAGGGTTCTCTGAgctaaatttttttctaaatttagagTAGAAGTCCTCGTATTGAAGCCCTATTTCTGGGAAGTAGCTCTTTACTCCAATTATCCCTTGCATTAAGGATACAGTGGAAGAGTTCAATGAATGGAGAAGACTTGTAAGAGGATCCGTAACGATCCATACATAACCTTTCTCcatcattttcaatttctttgttgtttgaaaTAGGTTTATGGCCAAAGGAACTGACAAATTAACAACAAAAACTCTGCAATAGCCATTCCTAAGTTTCTCTAGTTCTTGAGGCAGTGAAGAGGAGCTTAACGGAGGGATGGCCAAAACATTGCTTATATGAACACCTGACACACTAAGATCACTATAGAGATGAGAGAACATTCTCGTGGATGAAGAATCAGTATCATCGTATATTATGTTAACGTTGTACCATTCAAAGGATTGTACAATAGCTGCTACTGCTTTCATCTGCTTAAACTGATTAGGTGAGATTTGCACTAGGTAGGGCCACTTCGAAGTTGACCAGTTTGGAGTTGCATCAGCTAAAGATAGAATTGGGGTCATATTTTTGCTACAAATATCAACCACTAAAGCTGTCTCTTTCCATGTTTCAGGCCCTATAATTGCTTCCACTTTTTGTGTATCAATAAGATCTCTAGCTGCAGAAGAAGAGTGGGCATTGTTATACATAGCTTAGaacttaattatttcaataaactgttgtaaacactaaaaaaaaagattaaatataattttaattcttaaatatttaaacaaaattaaaattaatatatgtttgaattttttatacattttgattttcaaaattttaaaaatagatatagTTAAATTGTTTTGACTTGTTAAACATGTTTTGCAATtgatattaaaactaaaatatattaaataatataaacaactcAATTAATAACTTGAAATGAAATAGattaataagttttaaaaatatttaatataatttgattaaaataattatatattttttttaaaatttaaatatttcaacttttaaatttcatgtctaaatatatatttaataaaaaaataattatataaaatgaaataaattaaaactaatttttaaagaagtgaattttttttaagaaattctagttgaattaaattacctTTTCGAGATGCCACATGAAAACAATTTCTCCAATAAATTTCATCACTTAATTTTCAATgaatatctataaaaaaaaaattcatcctGGTGACCCAATACTAGAAAATCCCCACTACAATCTCATTTCTGCAACCAATTCGATTTTAAGCCAAAACATCAGTGTttcattgaaaacaaaagatgaCTTAATTGGAGAACAAGAGAGGGAGAAAAGAAGTGAAAACATTTAATCAGTTCTGATGAAAATTAAAGCTTCTTCTTACACATGAAAAGATGTAACAGAAATTGCTGTAAAATATGAAACTTaaactcttatttttcttttatcaatatttaaagaaaaaaacctagtttcatactaatttttttaaaaaaaatcatttcacaatacttttgataatataataatatatattatgattttaaattaaaagtaatataattataaccaaaatattattatttaactgtGTTAATGAACTTGATTTATAGTTTTGCAGTGTCATGCTATCACTGCTCATAATGATGATAACATACAACTAAATGCCGCCTAGGACTGATTTAAAGAATGGTTTGGAAATTTTGTCAGGCATTAAATAACCTGGCCGGCAGGCCCTCTAACAaaatatctatatctatatatatatatatatatatatatatatatatatatatatatatatatatatatatatatatatatatatatatatatatatatatatatatatatatatatatatatatatatatatatatataacgacaacaagtcttaattaactgtacatacaaaatataattattgatttattaataacagttttttatttttccgtTCTTCAAAAAGAATTTAGCCTaaaaattttttatgtaataatctttcaaattataattgtctatgattttgatttattaataacatttttacatttaaGTTCAATGAATCATAATGTAGAATTAAAgctaataatttattatatgacAGAAGGGTTTATAATAGTTTTGTCCAAGTTGAATAGAatatgaaagaatgaaagagtaGTGGGAAAGAAGAAAGACCTGCTAGGGCAGCCTGAAGAGGATCGCCATGTGAGTCTCTTATCTGTAAACCAAAACTTTGATTGCTGTAATGATAGAAATCTTCCATTGCCATCTTAACAGCAACTATTTCCTCTTTACCGTTACGGGAATTGTTGTATGTAATAACTCCTATGGTACCCTTCATCTTCACATGCATGCCATCATCAACACTTGCTTTTCCTAATGCACTGCTCATCATACAAAGGAGAGGAACAAGCACATGCAAGCTACCCATAATATCAAAGAATAGCTATGCatcattcatccatatattcatttatatgtAGCCAAAAAAACTTGTAAGTCAATTCATTGAGTCAAATTCCATTCTTCTAGATTGAAAAGAAGTTTAGAGGCAAAGGGTGACAACTTGCCTTCGCCTTTAAGATAGACTTGTCTAATTATATTATAGTTGTCGAGTTCAATGGAGTCACTCAAagctttttaaaaaagttaagggatatcattaaaaaaaatgacctCATGATGTTAgtgattatttttcaaatttaatttttttacgaactttatatttctttttttctttaatcatcAAACAAGGATTAATCCTTGATAATATTCGTTTAAGTTGTTGGTTTATGAGTTGAGCATGGGACGACAACAACAAAAGAGAACGTAGAGCACATATTTTAAGTATAAGAGATAACAAGACAACGATTGAGGGGTTTGGCTCAATTCTGCCGCTAGTAAGCCTTCTGGCCAGCAACCAGTTTCGTCGAAAAAGAGGTGCCAACGACAAATGTGTCTAATATTTGTTGagagttttccttttttttttttgaattagaTTGTCAATGAATACATGTTACttgtatttgaatatattttttattctttatatttaagaaaataacttgAAATTTCTTACAATTATTTTCCACTCTTTTATGCAAGTCAGattatgtttaaatttcaaCTTTTGCATGTCAATTCTAAACCATATAGAAAATGCAAATTTTCTATATTCATTGTatctatactaattttaaaaatagtatagaaaattgtttttaatcGATATAAAAAACTTTTCATAAAAGTGTTAAGATTAATGAAGATCAtgctaacatttttttaaaatttgaaaaatatttctatatagaattaaaataataaataaggaCCTTCTggatatacaaattttaatttagcataacaaaagtattttttttttaaaatgcaaagttaatttttaatctttctGGTCTTGGTGTCCAAATTTAAAACATCTCTAAACTAGCTTAAAACGGTTCCTAGACGAAAGATTATTTGaggaatagaaaaaaatatgatgagaaagattaatttttattttatgtgttgtCAAGATTCTTCCTTTCGTGTTGGAACTTCCACATGCTGACTTTCCATaatataagtatatttattatttattttaggtaCCTTCAAACACAATCACTATTGCCAAGAAATTTGAATTGGTATACAGTCGCCTCAATGACTATATGACCACTTCAAATAAATCACGGGAAGTCAATTTCCGTGTCAATGTCTCACtcactataaaaataattgattttaaaaataattgattgtaagagggttatttttttttgacaattttggAAATCGAATAATTTCCGATGGTTTAAAACCATAagtattttttcttattatttttttaaactttttgacGAATAATAGCAAAAACCACccttaaattaaaatgtttttatagagctgtcaaaatgagtCACAATCCGCAGGTCAACTCGACCCATAACGGGTTTGAGTCAGGTTGgctttgaaaaaattatatttcttttttatgcggatcagatttcaacccggctcatttaaacccgactcatgcgggttgaacctgTAGTAGACCGAGTGGGTCCACTAATctacctacctaattttattttattaaaatttaattttaattttataaaaaaactagttattattttttatgcttgaaaaaattatttaaattccttattttcaaaattaattaaacacaaGAGTGAAATTtgagagtgaaatttgtttaaatttgaattatataaagtttgtacattttttttatttaaaaaaaattgtaattaagtaagctagtgagccaacccgtttacccaccaaccagTGGTGGGTCGGGCTGGATTCTAATTTTTCTAgcttgctaataaatgagtcgggttgggttggctcactaagtgaccaacccgtggtgggccggacCGGGTCGGGTCGAATGGCctgttttgacagctctattttttttttttagaataccTACCCAATTCATATCTCCTCCCTCGCGCCTTCAGTCATACATCTAATCTAATTCTCTAAAACTATCTAAACTTTAACCTCCCTCCTCGCCTTCATCAAATTTTCCCCCAAATCCTTCCATGTACCACAATCTTCTCCTGCTTGGCTTTGTGTTTGTCTTCTCCTGCTTGGCTTCGTGTTCGTCTTCTCCTGCTTGGTTGAGCATCGAGGTGGAGGCGTCGAGGTGTTGAGGCACTTATGGGTTGAGTGAGGTAGAGGTGCTCTGGCACGCTCATCAATGACCGCCAAGGTAAGATTGTGTTCGATCTTGCCTCTCtggttttggtttttgaagTCATCCACTTATGAACCACTTCGATCCCAGTCACGAAAAATTATGTGTTTTCTGTTATGGATCAATAGCTTGGTAAGTTGTTTAGGATAGTCTTTGTTTTGGCTGATGTTGAATAGTTTTGAATGTTCTTATACTTCGCTAGCTAAATGAGATGTTATGTTTCACACATCTGTATGTGTTTACTTATTGTTACTACATTTCCTCTGCTTTTATGAAAGAAAGGTTGAGCAGGAGCCAAATTATAGTGTTTTATGAGGATTCATCATGATATATATTTGCTTAATATGATGGAAGCTAATTACGGTTTAGTTATGTAATAAGAATTACTATATAATGAGATATTGCACTTTTCAACTAAGAAATGAAAGTAAAGTTCAAAGAGTTTTCTGCCATGTGGGCTACCTGTTATGATTATGTTACTTGTACTTAAAATGTAATTTGCAAAATATTTAGGTTTCTCCTTGGCATGTGGGctacatttatttttttgttttgtgagTAATCTCTTGTTATTAGGTTTGTTGTTCTATGTTTTTGATTAAAATGTGCTTGTGTAGATTTGGCTGATCAAAGTTTAGATTCAAAGAGACCTTTCATGAGATTAATCGCTTTAAGTTCTTTCCTAAAGTTGGAAAACAAGGGAGGGATCATCCTCATCAGTTCTGAGCTAGTCTCCATATATATTTCATCTTTTGAATCACTTTCCTTGTTAGTCTTTCTTAAATATAGTTCTGGTTTTATTATGGCTGtttctaaatattaatatgGTTGTTTTATTATGGCTGtttctaaatattaatatgGTTGTTTCTGATGAATGAGTTTCATTTGTTTTGGATTTTATGGTGTTGTCTTGTTCATTGTAATGTTGACCGAAAATGGTATCTATAATAAGCTTGGTGCAGAGGTAAGAAATTATGTTCGAATTCTATTGATTTTTGTCATATGTTCTGATGCTTTCATGGAATTTGGGAGATGTTCTGTAGTTTAATTGTTTTGCTGTCATGATGGTAAATGAAACTTAAGCTTTCTGTGAATGGTGTAGGATTTTCTGTATATGTAAGTTTTTCACAATCCACAATTTCTCTTGTAAGACAGTGATTATCATGGTTTATGGGGATAATGGTTATGCTCTTTATGCCTCCAAAACTTTATACAAAAGATCTGGAAAGAtggtaaaagataaaaaggtgAACAACAAAATGCAAATAATGTTCTAGTTCAATTTccttgataaataaaaataaaaatttgaacatGATTTGTGTAGAGATAACTCAAGTTATTAGCTTTGTAGTGTTATTGATTTTGTACTGGCAAAATAGGACTAATAGCAACCAACACTAACTACCAAATCAATGTTTTGTTACAACCAACAGTCTCAAGTCATGCTCGTTACAAGGTTCTTTTCTCACTCCAAAGAGAACTTGACCAGAAAGTAAAAAGTCAAAAGCTTAATGCACATAggagaaaatataataattgctTATTTTTGGGTAATGTCATTTATTCAACTAGGATTGAATCAAAAGTAACCCGCCCTCGCAATAAAGGTGAGGTATCATCATATGAGACCTCATCATGAATCTTTGAATTAGTACTACTGTTGTCAAATTCAAacaacatctttttctttcccaactaaacaaaaggaaaaactaTTCtaccaattattaaaaaatttgtcagTGCCAATGAATTTTTCCATTGTCACTTCCTTGATGGAAggctaaataatattttgtccCTGTGAGGAGTCTAAAGTGCAAGGTTACTGCAGATTCTTTACACAGCCTCAGAATTAAGAAAGTTTGTAAAGTAATCAAACTTTATCAGAAAAAGCATAATTTGCCAGGTGGTTATATTATATACATAGTGAAGTTTCTATTgcacaaaaacatatattgtgTGGAAGTTAGTGATAAAGAAGAACCAGCGGTTCTTTGGGTGGCAACTTTGATGGAATGATTTGGGACAAGAatacactagtacaataaacaGAAATGGCATCGGTTAATTTGGTTTATACGCACCGGTTTTACAACCGGTGCATATGGAGGCGAGGTAAAAAGAACACGTTTAATGTCTCGGTTCTAAACCGGGTCAAAAAAGGATCGATTTTGGCATCGGTTATCTTTTGAACCGAGTCAGTATCatagaaaatttaataaaaaaaaattaagaaaactgCCAATGCATCTGGGTCTTTTCCTCAATCCTTTAACACAGCAGCCTTATATGCCAGTGCATTTTCAGAAAACTCAAACTCAGGGTATACAGGATCTCAAAGTAGAATTCGAACTCAAACTCAAGCATTTAGAATAAGATACATCACAGAGtccaaaacacaaaccaacTCCAAAATTCAGAATAAGATACATAGCAGATAAAACCAAAAATCATCGTGAATAAATTGTTCATACTCTTCAAATCACTCATCCTCTCTGCAGAAACTCATTTACATCTTCAACTCTGTGTTAGAAAGAACCCCCTACTTTTCAAACTAGCAACTTTCATCCTCTGCAGAAACTCATTTTCATAGATTGAGCCATAGCCGCCAACCCACCAGGCGGTGTGACATTGTTTTCCGTTGCCCTCACCTCTGCCGCCTGAATCACGGAAGCATCACTCCGATCCACCGCTTTGTGGCACCAGGCGGTCCACGAACAACACTAGATCTGAGATCGCGTCCGCTGGTGGAGTGAGATCGAGTCCGGTTGGGTGGCGATTGGTGGTGGGGTTGGGGTTGCGGGGTGGGAGGCGTGACGGGTTGGGGTTGCAGGGTGGGAGGCGTGACGGGTTGGGGTTGCGGGGTGGGAGGCAGCCATGGCTTTCGGAGGCGTTGAAGGAGATGTGGCGACGGCGGAGCAACGGAGTGGTGGCGACGGAGAGGCGGAGCGACGGAGTGGTGGCAAAGCaacagagagaagaagaagaggaactgTGAGAAGGAGATTtgagcgagagagaagaagaggaagagtgagAAGGGTACCGTGAAAGGAGATCTGAGCGGCGGAGCGGCAGAGTGGTGGCTTTGAGATTTGAGCGtgagcgagagagaagaagaggaagagtgaaGGAGATCGCGTGAGcgagagagaagaggaagagtgaaGCAGATCTGAGCGtgagcgagagagaagaagaggaagagtgagATATGTACGagtatactgcctcggttaatATTTACCTGAGGTAAGAGACGCATACTGACTCGGTTTCAACATACCCGGTGCCTAAAGTTtcgaaaaataattaaaatttaaaaatatatacgggttatatgcttcggttggcGCGTAACAGATGTTGAAAATTTTTTTGGCTTCGCTTCTATTGATacccgaggcatataagttgtttaaaactacaaaaatgccaccgcgcttttatacgcttcggtttcagtaaaaccgaggcatatagcgCGCGTTAAAAAACTTCGTTTTTACTAGTGatatattgataaataaaaataaaaatttgagttatCACTATATTTTCGACGGTTTTGAAGGAAATTCCTAGAAATAACAGCGGTTATAAGAAATCCTGGCTATTTTTGACGGTTCCTGTAAAATCTCAACTATTTTCGACGATTTTTAAAAACTCCTAAAAATTACAATGATTTTTCTAGAAATTCTGAAAATTGTGGTGGTTTCGTACAAAATCGCAGATAATGTTTAACGATGTTGCtttttctaaagtttttttGCAATGGTGAGAAACGAATTTTTCAGGAATTAAAACCGTTGATAACTCTAAAAATAATTcctgaaaaaattatataattttgtagtgACGACAAATAAATTagtacattaaaataaatatataaatatatatatgttttattttcgtaaatttttttattcttctacAATATATgtattcatatatattaaaaaaatgctGTAGAAtctttattgaaattttataaataatttaattttgactCGAGTAATTGTCATTGACTTCTTCATATAAGTTGTTACAGTAAAAATTGTATGTAAACGAAACaaatttgaatgtttttctGTTAATCTACCAgtttagaattatatatatatatatatatatatatatatatatatatatatatatatatatatatatatattaattaagatatacgaatttcaattattaactaataaaaaattattagggTGATTCTTAAGATGATCATTGTTCTTATAAAATGCAACTTTTCTTAACCTTTTCCATAGTTTCTTCTCCTTTTGAAtcataaaatgatttaaaagtgCTGATTGAAGTTTACTAGTTAAGAAGTTATGACTTCATAAAGTAGTTAGAAGTCATAGAATaactttgtttaattaaatatgaatggaTCAAGTCAGAAAATCtaacacttttttttctaattgaattaaattgaaaacaGTGTTTATATGAATCAAACCAATTTCTTGTTTGAttcaatgtattttattttaaaatagaaattaaaactattttataactaaagttgttttttatgtatttatttttcataaacatttAGTAAGGCTTCATCttatattaatatgtttatatatttgaacctaatttgaaaagaaactatataaaaattcaataaaataaagttcaatTCTTCAAAGAACAAAATCAATCCAATCTAAAAGGCTTAATTGCTTATTTGGTGCTTacatttagaattttttttctgtttaataCTCCTTGTTAGAAATGCCTCTATACTGAGGTCGAAAGAATATGCATTTTTTCTTATCTCCTAGGCACGagctttctctctcttctataTTCCTCTTTCTCCCTCCTTCAttaattatttctatatttcacacaataataaatatataggTTTAGTAGTTAAACACATTAATTAGGATTTAAATCAACTtcaaacactacaaaaataacatattttaggAGGGGTTAATTTTTGGGGGGTTTTGGAAACTCCGAAAATTTCCAGCGATTAAAACCTTAGGtagtttttcaatattattttataaaaattttaggTGGTTTATCACATATTCACCCCAATTTAGCACCTCTCCCTCCTGTGCCTTCATTTCCCAATCTTCTAATTTTCGCAAGCCCTAGAGCGTGTATCCACAAGCTTCTCTCTACTGAGATTTTCCTGCAAGCTGTACCCACAAGCTTCTTTTCTCTACTATGATTCTTCAAGCAAAGCCTCTTATTGTTCGTGGAGCTCTTCGGTTTGGGTTCGTTTTTGTCTTCCGTTGCTTAGGAACAAAAACGTAGTGCATTTCTGGGTTGAACGACTTCGACCGTCAAGGAATTGTTCGTCGAAGGTCCTGGTGCCTCCAATCGAGGGGCTCTAGCGTGTGTTTGCTCCCACACCAACCATCAGGTAATGTGGTCGAGCTTCGCTCTATCTGCTTTTGCCTCTCTGAGATGTTTTTGTCATGTCcaatgtgtgtgtgttttatgtttttgtttggttttttttttctctctctaaccTGAGTGCAAGAATAGCAAGAAATCTGGAAGATTTTGTTAGAGCATTTTGTGAGGAGACTTTggtttgtttttcatttttagagaATTTATTAACTTCCACCTCCAGCCAATGAGTGTTAACGCATGCCGGAAAGTTATAATAACTGAACAAACCAATGAAGGAGACAATCAAAATAAAGACCACTACTAAAAAAATGCCAGAAGTAGGATATGAAAGCcataaaattgtttgaaacaCACTGCTAAATGATAATGAAATACTAATTGATATTAactattttgtataaaaatgttTGTATGTTCAACAAAGGTTCAACGCTATTATTTATACTAATCGTAATCCtaactaattaagaaaataaatcatgATTTTATAAGGAAATATAATAACCAATCGTAAGTTATTAATAAGGAAATCTAGAGGTTAATATGAAAgaatattattgaatatttccatGGATTATTAAGTATTCGCTTGTGTGGCTTTTTGCAGGTATAATAATTTGTTACAAATAATCCTATCATAGTGAAGTTGATTCCTGCAACTGGCGTTATCAATTTTGCAATATAGGGTGTTGGTCCATTATTGTTCCAGACAAGGAAAATACTCTTCCAGGttatattgttgttattattcttttttcctGTATTAACTATTTATCTTATTCAATGCAATTGATACGTAACTCTGATATTGTAGAGGAGTGATAATAGTTGGAAGAAAAGTACCACTGACTATATAGTAACTCCTTAACTTCGGCCATTACTATTATGGACTGGAGCAATACTTATTTGCAGGTCTTTG
This genomic window contains:
- the LOC108332669 gene encoding glutamate receptor 2.8, encoding MGSLHVLVPLLCMMSSALGKASVDDGMHVKMKGTIGVITYNNSRNGKEEIVAVKMAMEDFYHYSNQSFGLQIRDSHGDPLQAALAARDLIDTQKVEAIIGPETWKETALVVDICSKNMTPILSLADATPNWSTSKWPYLVQISPNQFKQMKAVAAIVQSFEWYNVNIIYDDTDSSSTRMFSHLYSDLSVSGVHISNVLAIPPLSSSSLPQELEKLRNGYCRVFVVNLSVPLAINLFQTTKKLKMMEKGYVWIVTDPLTSLLHSLNSSTVSLMQGIIGVKSYFPEIGLQYEDFYSKFRKKFSSENPHELNNEPGIFAARAYDATRTLALSMIQTTNKKDQTLMDKILLNNFNGLSGKIHFTDQKLDPSDTFQIINVMGKDYKEIGFWTNGLGFSNTIGQNAAFNSSMKELGQVLWPGRPWGIPRGWIPALDKPLRIGVPVLATLKQSVTVIHDQTENTTTFQGFTIDIFRATMELLPYHLPYKFYPFNDTYDNLVKQVYLKMDWIFYYCYCRFVVVIDNSRSILWFTHIFKYREGVISLLLSHLTATVRERDAMVAGVESGGEARWWPASKAEGRRDGGDEYRSGNDGRLADLRRLASREDGALEMMGGSPI